TTCTTCGTCAAAGGACCTGACTCTTCTGACCAATAGTGGATAAAGTTACATTCAGGTGCAAGATGCCTGACTACAAGTTTCTGGCTCCACAAGCTTTCTGCCTGTACGTTTTTctgatcagttttttttttagattcttCTGCATCCATTACAGGCCTTCTCTGTGGCTGCACTCACATTGTACAAAACTGTCTCTTCCTTGTTACTTCATCTGAAGACCAGCATTTAATGAGGTCAAGAAGAAGCTAATTCAACGTCAGCCTGGAGTTCATATCTGTGTCACACGAACAACAGCCTCGACTTCAGTCATTCTGCTCTCTGTTAAGCTAGTCAACTGCCTTCTTGCAGTTTTCTTTGGCTAGTCTCAGTCTGGAGAGGATATGTTTCTTAGGGAACTTTAAAGTGGTACACCCAAACTGGCTCACCCCTCCAGTGTCTCCTGGAAGTTTCTCTCGTCTCTGCACCCAGCTGCGCCAGCCAGGCTTCCAACAGTACACGCTGTCATAGAAGCGTGAGCCGTTTTCCCCACCCAGCACATAAATCCTGCGTTTCCACCTGGCTACGCCCCCTGCTGCTATCCGCCGGGGCAGCCCGGGGAACACCACAGGGCTTGGGGCTCGGTCGCTTCCACCGCCTGCACCGCCCCGCTGCTCTGTGCTGACCATGACCCCTCCTCCAGTCACCTCCCGCTCCACTCCGGAGCCCCTACCCtctctgaaaaacagcaccCGCCCTGTGGCGTCTAAAGTCTCCAGATTAGTGTAGTTTCCATCCAGAAACTTGGTGGTATCTCTCATATATCCTCCGATTGCACAGACTCCTCCTCGAACAGCTACTCCTCCAGCGAGACAGGTGGCACCGGAGTCCAGAGACACACGTGTCCAGCAGTCTGTTAGGGTGTGATAAATAAGCACCCCTGAGTGGACCACAGCCCGGTTCTGTTCAAGTGTTGTCCCACCCAGAAGGTAGAGCCGCCCACGCAGTGCTGCACAGGCAAAGGCGCGCAGAGGGAGGGGTAGTCGAGGTCCTGGGGCCCACTGCAGAGTAGAGAGCTCCAGAGTTTCACTGGAGTCCAGCAGAGCTGAACGGTTACTACCCCCTAAAGCATAGAGCGAGTCTCCACAGCCCAGCAGACCCAGCATAGCCCGAGGCTGGAACATTGAAGGCCTTTCAATCCAGCGGTCCAGCACTGCGTCATACTCATGCACAGCTGCAGAAACGGAGCCTGTTCTAAGGATCCCCCCTGCTACAAACAGCCGGTCCCCTACAGCCGTACAGCCAGGACTCACCAGAGAGCCCAGTGCTGCTAGCTTCTCCCACTTCCCTGTCCGAGGATCAAAGCAGTCCACTGTGTAGTCTCTTAAGGCTAAATTCTCCTCTTCTCGAGGCGTTAGGTCCACACAGACAATCTTTTTCTCAAACATCCCCTCCCGAGGTCTCAAAGGCCCCCCAAGGCCCTCGCCAGCTGCAGCGGGCCCCAGCTCCTGACAAAGTCTCCGGCTCTCCTCTTGGGACAGCAGCCCTGGCCGCAGGTGATGGAGCAGCGCAGGCATGTGGGCGTAGCGATCCAAGGGTTGATGCTCTGCCCAGCGACGAGCCGCGTCGTAAACCTCTGCTTCAGAGTCCACTCCCAGACGGTCGGAGCTCAGGAGGCTGCCCAAAGTGCCGTGGTCCAGCAGGAGGAAGTCTTTCTGCCGGGCCACCCGGGGAAAGTGCTGGGCTACCAGCCGCAGGGAGGCACGCAGCAGCAGCTGGTCATGGTGAGAGCGAGCAAGAGAGTACATCCCCAGGCAGTTATCCACTGAAAGGTGTTCAAATAGAAACCTggaaacataagaaaaaaacagcatgtagAGGGAAAGACACAGGGGAGGAGGGATGAAAGATAAAAGTAGAGAGGAAATTAAGGTCTGATGgaacttttatttaaaattttattttaaattttagggcTCTACAAATATATTGTAGAGTAAGAAGAGGCATAAGACATAATTATTGAACTGTATGAGTTTGGCCTTTAGTGTTTTTTATTAAGCCGAAGTGTATTAGAGGACTTTAatttgccttttgtttttatacTATAATACTGGTAACTAAGTAATTGTAAAAAATTGAACCAATAGACCTCCTTAGGGCTGGAATTAGCAGATTTTGGGTCTGCTTGGTCATGGCCAGTGATCAGCTAGTCCTCTCCTATTTTACAGAGTTATTTGCCGATCAGAAAagcatgtgtgtgttcatgcTGTACataaaatggaagaaaaaagaacacaagaatacaggaaataaaagctgTGAAACCAAATGTTTTGTGGAGTTaataaggttttttttatgtaaagcAGGCTTACAACCTTTTGTATGAAGTACTGGACTAAAATATAAGGggaaaacaccaaaaataatttaatttagttgccaatttttatttttatttttttcatttaagaaaTCATGGTCAGCCAAAACTGGTATCAGCAGGACAGATAAggcaaaatttgaaaatagaaatcagccaatcaaattgTAATCTGTACACCTCAGATACTTGTTATTATACAGACCATCCATTAGTATTGCTCTTTTATGTTTCGAGTTAGTAGCAGGCAAAATAAGATTTTCTATTCACTGCTCCTTTGCAGacataaaatgtgtttcttattTTATGGGAAGGAACATAACCATGTGtgtaacaaattaaatttactgaaatgaaaaaatatccCAGGACAGAGCAGtctgtttaaaagcaaaaagtctcaccagctcaaataaaaatgtacttatCTGTTTTCCACATCTGTAAGACGTACCTGGAGCACAAATCTTGGAGAGGCATGACCTGAAGCCGGTTGGCAGCCACAAACAGATCCTCGGCCGTGTCCAGAGAGAGCCCGGCCTCACCGGTGTACACAAACTGAATGACAGTCTCCATGACAGATGGAGTAACCTCCTCCAGTCGGATCTCAGTGAGGCGGGACTCCACCAGAGGGCTGGTGAACATGGCTCGAAAGTATGGGCTCACGGCTGCCAAGAGGACTCTGAGGGGGCGAGATGGATGGAAGAGGGAAGAGAAAACATAGAAGCTAACTGTTCCAGTTTTGATTTCTGTATATGACATTATGACATCTAAAAGTTacttattttgtcatttttttctgtcctgtCATATGTGGGGATAACAGAAATTGTGTTGTTTTAGACATGTGGCATCAATGAAGATCAAGCATCAAgtatttgacaaatttaccaaCAAAGTACTTTTTGATAAggtttcatttttacctttaatttgTTAATATTTTGATATTCTTACAAACAAAAGTGTATAGTGCTATCTATAGCATAAAACTTATTGCTACATCTCTACATGTAGGAAAACAAACCTACAGTGCATGCTGTCTGGACAGTATTTACTGAAATATTAAAGCATGAATATCACCAACAGTTTAcacataaaatatgaataatactACTAACTGTGAGGAGATTTTATCATGGTtattaaaactggaaaaatttTCATCCCTATCTCTGATGGACTTCATTTATCACAGAGCACACATTGCTGACACCAGGAAGCAGCTAAGaccctctgctcctcctcatcCTTCATGAAATCTCACCTTTCAAAGCCACTACCATGACAATCATATTTGTAAAAATCTAACATCTGCTAGTATGTAGGCGTAAGAtttaagctgaaaaaaaaaaatatatatatatacactagAACTATCTCAGCTGAGGCAACACTGTGAATACTAAAAGAGAGTAAACTCTGTTGCGAGTTAAAATTAAGCTTTTGTAAAGCTGGTGTCACCTTTGCAGATCATTAGGATGTTGTTAGCTACAATCATGGCTAACATGACATTTTCCCTCTTAAAATGAACCCATGAATGTGTTCTTCTTTATCAGGGCCTTTGTGTCTATTAGTTGTCATACCTGTGACACATAAACTTCTTTCCCTCAACAAGCAAAGTAACATCACACAACTGCTGGGCATCCAGGAGCTGCTTCAGTCCTAAACACAGCAGTAGATGAAGAAGatcaaacagagagagaaagcaatGAGTAAATCGGTAGAAGGAGcattaaaagagaaagaaaatcaagacgATACatgaaattaaactaaaaacacacactcaacaATATGGGATTGTTTCCAAATTCCCTAAGCAACCCCTCTTTCTCAATCCCAAACATTGCAATTGTTTGTCTTACCTTGTGTAATGTAGTCACCCAAAGGTGTGGTGCTGTCATCGGGGaagtcctcctcctctgagTCGCTGTCTGACAGAGGTTCCCCTCCACCCCCGTCCCCGTCCTGCCATGGCTGGGGACGCCAGGTGACTGTGCCTCCCCGCACAGCATTCATCTGAAGAACAGGAAATACAAAACTGTTAggggtgaaaaaaaattatcGGCATATTATCAGCATTGGCAGATTTTAGCTTGAAAggtaaatattggtatcggcagatgtgaacatttctgccagaatttacagctgatatattgaCCATACATATCAGCAGTATGAATTATGCAttggccttaaatatcagcaaaatgtacaactgtaccatcaggtataggtgGTTGACTAGGGTGCCACACACTCAAAGAGGCCCACCATGAAACCTGAACATTCCGAATGAAgccccaaatgtaaaataactaCCAGGCTATACTTGCTGACtcctctctgagctctgcttTATTCAGCTTCTCTTTGCACTGGAGACACTTggtatttttctaaaataagATAAGTGTGTATTTATCAGTACTGGTATTGATATCGGCAAAATCAGTTTGGACATATCATCATATCAGGTATCAGCCAAATCCAATATGGAACATTCCTAAAAACAGTACTTTTATTGGCATCTGAATTTCAGCAAACTTGCAAGAGCAACTAAGATCAAAGTGATTAAATAGTTGCACAATCCAAACAAACAGAAGTATAAGAAGCACCATAGTATCTAACAATGCTAGGTCACTATCAGTAACAAACAGGCCTGTGCATAAGAGGGTCATGACAGATATGATAAGGACTCTGTTTCCAAGAAAATGTTTCCAAACAAACAACAGCCTAATTAGGAGCTAAGATGCTTCAATAACatggttctcaagtggtgggtctgggcccaaaagtgggtcttTTACCATGGGTTATGGATGCAGGCTTGGGAACAAATGAAGTGGAGccaaaaaagtttgttttgcaTGGTTATTTCTAGGGAGTAATAGGGAGGTAGTAGGGTAGATAATGCTGGTTGTAATCTGCTGTTAAAGACAAAGGTAgtagaaaaaaagaagtttgaTTTTGAGGtggcagttttgcaaagacacacaaattatattaaaaaaaatggatcaCTTCTTTTAGGGGAAATAGGTTAAGTTATGAAGGCTTCAAGAAGACGCAGTCATGTTATACTATCTTGGGTACACTACGTTTTTCTTCATTACATAAATTGagtgacagatttttttctttattttggtccCAATTTGGCATTATAAAAATGAAGTTAGGTTGTGAGGCTTGACCAGCTGAAAACCACTAATTTAATATTTAGTTTCCTTATAAGTTAACTAGGGGTGCACTCTATTATCGGTATGGTATCagtagatattagcttaaaacatgaattattGACATCAGCAGGTATGAAAATATTTGTTGATATTTTGAACTGAtattttagctgtaaacatCTGCCTGTGTCAGATGGACATTGGCCATAAAACAAATAAGTTGGTAGAGTTAAAGGCTGGACCAACAAACCTACTTCAGctgaaggtttttttctttattcatcatcattgcatactataaaatatgtttaaaaataaaacatgtttaaggaCTGACTTTTAGGTCTAATATCAGTGTcgatattggtattggctaaaattatttAGCTAATGTTGTGATGTCAATATCTCAAAagtccaatatcgtgcatcccttgGAGTTACCAAATATACATTTTGCCTATAGTAATATTCCAATGATAAGGGCAAAGCTAAGGCTGCCAAAATGCTCAAAACTTTTTCGATACCTCTCTGTTTTTTGTACCTAATGATTGCCAACGTACTGATACACTTTAAACAGGGTGCAGAAGTTTGTCTGCTATGTTTTGATAGTCGACAACAATGATTTGTTCAGTACTTGGTGGCTGCACCATCTATTATAGTTGTAGTTGTATTGGAGGAGGTATCAGCATCGTTTAGCTTTAACTGGTGTCATATCGAAGTTTAAATATCTGGTGGCATGGCAACCCTAACCAAAGCAACACAGCATCACTTCACCGTATATGAGGCTGAATGTTTAGCTGTTTATTACCTTTGCTCTCCTTCTCGTTTCCACCGTGAGGGTTTTTGGGTCTCACTTTCAGCAGGAATTGGTGAAGCAGTTTGGGGCAGGCTAACAGTATCACAGCACCCGGTTGTTACTACTAACTGGCGGACCAAAACTAGCTTACAGATGAACACTTCATCCGCTGTGCAGCAGCTTCCCGTCCTAACACGTATCAGTCCACCATGGCACCGAGCACACACGTCCAGCTCGGTGTAAAAACAGCGAATATGTAGTTTTAAAGCCTACAGGCTGGAAAATTAGGACTGAGTTGAGATCCAGTCGGCCGCACTTGTCACGTCTGAACCGGATTACCGCAACGTTAAACTTCCGCTCATCTGATTGGTTGACCTTTGGCTCGTGACGAATGCTTGGGGATAGGGGATAAGTggttttgtcatttaaaataattcaaattatCATTCATAGTtatagaaatatatttaaatcATTGCTTATTACATTATATTGATTTTCTACG
This region of Cheilinus undulatus linkage group 2, ASM1832078v1, whole genome shotgun sequence genomic DNA includes:
- the si:dkey-260j18.2 gene encoding kelch-like protein 17 — protein: MNAVRGGTVTWRPQPWQDGDGGGGEPLSDSDSEEEDFPDDSTTPLGDYITQGLKQLLDAQQLCDVTLLVEGKKFMCHRVLLAAVSPYFRAMFTSPLVESRLTEIRLEEVTPSVMETVIQFVYTGEAGLSLDTAEDLFVAANRLQVMPLQDLCSRFLFEHLSVDNCLGMYSLARSHHDQLLLRASLRLVAQHFPRVARQKDFLLLDHGTLGSLLSSDRLGVDSEAEVYDAARRWAEHQPLDRYAHMPALLHHLRPGLLSQEESRRLCQELGPAAAGEGLGGPLRPREGMFEKKIVCVDLTPREEENLALRDYTVDCFDPRTGKWEKLAALGSLVSPGCTAVGDRLFVAGGILRTGSVSAAVHEYDAVLDRWIERPSMFQPRAMLGLLGCGDSLYALGGSNRSALLDSSETLELSTLQWAPGPRLPLPLRAFACAALRGRLYLLGGTTLEQNRAVVHSGVLIYHTLTDCWTRVSLDSGATCLAGGVAVRGGVCAIGGYMRDTTKFLDGNYTNLETLDATGRVLFFREGRGSGVEREVTGGGVMVSTEQRGGAGGGSDRAPSPVVFPGLPRRIAAGGVARWKRRIYVLGGENGSRFYDSVYCWKPGWRSWVQRREKLPGDTGGVSQFGCTTLKFPKKHILSRLRLAKENCKKAVD